Proteins encoded in a region of the Thunnus thynnus chromosome 8, fThuThy2.1, whole genome shotgun sequence genome:
- the nexn gene encoding nexilin isoform X1 has product MTEVAQVVAAVAHDVDEVENENEHNMSDTENKDVDVTHEKEDVADNEKVAAEEESEKTSHTEDKKPCQKTDEASNEADKTYMNGVEHKEDDTANDDENEKSAAVNGVGKDTEDKENAEPDTNDDPSISELELKKEKLLRSRKPVARSYVPSVNKGKGDVTGKFEAMQRARDERSRQRNKEEQEKRREQYIKEREWNRRKQQIKELLASSDEEEDVKPAKVEKSYVPKITGSVKGKFAEMEKQRQEVERKRMESERKKREAQDKMEKDKIKKELAKKAAEEGDDTILVRVVPAKSSRPPGKIKMNFEDMEKNREEELQKKAEEEKKRRYDENRRSFRESKRRSIVPEDEDEKVSEKVQVTPGKLKMTFEELEKERQEQKKKQAEEEAKRRLLDEKKAFEEARLGMGDDEEDIQPAQEDKEEFRPGKLRLSFEELERQRVEDERKKAEGEAKRRMQEERRAFAEARKSMLVEEDDEALMALLNLEGSKPGKLCASFEELERQRREEEQKKAEEEAKKRLEEEKRLFAEARKSMSPGLDQENSAYGDETALDEEGELVKTESQEALNPGKLEINFEELLKQKEEAERRRKAEERKMKMEQEKQEFEQLRQEMGEDEVNESSDVVSAEYEELTKLKRTGSIQAKDLKSKFEKIKQLTEEEIQKKIEMERARRKAIDDEIKEREAERCQGEDEEGETTPVRAEESPFKQKVDMRARFEQMAKAREEEERRRIEEQKLQRMQFEQQEIDAALQKKKEDDGEEEGSIINGSAAYEDEEDHARSGAPWFKKPLKNQSVVDTEPVRFTVKITGEPKPEVTWWFEGEMLQDCEDYQYIERGETYCLYLPETFPEDEGEYMCKAVNSRGTAASTCILTIESKTTLV; this is encoded by the exons ATGACTGAGGTGGCGCAGGTTGTGGCTGCAGTCGCCCACGACGTGGATGAggtagaaaatgaaaatgaacacaacatgagtgacacagaaaacaagGACGTTGATGTGACACATGAGAAAGAGGATGTGGCAGACAATGAAAAGGTTGCAGCTGAGGAGGAAAGTGAGAAGACATCACACACAGAAGACAAAAAGCCTTGCCAGAAGACTGATGAAGCAAGCAACGAGGCTGACAAGACATACATGAACGGTGTGGAACACAAAGAAGATGACACAGccaatgatgatgaaaatgaaaaatcagCAGCTGTTAATGGTGTAGGAAAGGACACAGAGGACAAGGAGAATGCAGAACCTGACACAAATGATGACCCGAGTATTTCTGAATTGGAGCTTAAAAAAGAG AAACTCCTCAGATCAAGAAAGCCGGTGGCCAGAAGCTATGTGCCCAGTGTGAACAAAGGGAAGGGGGACGTGACGGGCAAGTTTGAGGCCATGCAGAGGGCCAGGGATGAGCGCAGCCGGCAGAGGAACAAGGAGGAGCAGGAAAAGAGGAGGGAGCAATACATCAAGGAGAGAGAGTGGAATCGCAGGAAGCAGCAG ATAAAAGAACTTCTCGCTTCCAGTGATGAGGAAGAAGATGTGAAGCCAGCGAAAGTAGAAAAATCCTACGTCCCCAAAATCACAG GTAGTGTGAAGGGGAAGtttgcagaaatggaaaaacaaagacaagaggTGGAAAGGAAGAGGATGGaaagtgagaggaagaagagggaggccCAGGACAAgatggaaaaagacaaaattaagaAAGAATTGGCTAAGAAAGCAGCTGAG GAAGGAGATGACACAATCCTGGTACGGGTGGTTCCAGCAAAGTCATCTCGACCTCCGGGCAAAATCAAGATGAACTTTGAGGACATGGAGAAGAATCGAGAGGAGGAATTGCAGAAGAAGgctgaggaggaaaagaagagacGATACGATGAAAACAGACGCTCCTTCAGGGAGTCCAAGCGACGCTCTATTGTTCCAGAG GATGAAGACGAGAAGGTGTCAGAGAAGGTGCAGGTAACTCCTGGAAAGCTGAAGATgacatttgaggagctggagaAGGAAAGGCAGGAGCAGAAAAAGAAGCAGGCTGAGGAGGAAGCCAAACGTCGCCTGTTAGACGAGAAGAAAGCTTTTGAGGAGGCCAGGCTGGGAATG gGAGATGATGAGGAAGACATTCAGCCGGCTCAGGAAGACAAGGAGGAGTTCCGACCTGGAAAACTGAGGTTGAGTTTTGAAGAGCTGGAGAGGCAAAGGGTAGAAGACGAGCGCAAGAAAGCAGAGGGGGAGGCCAAGAGACGGAtgcaggaggagagaagagcttTTGCTGAAGCCAGGAAGAGCATG CTTGTGGAAGAGGATGACGAGGCTCTGATGGCCTTGCTGAACTTGGAGGGCAGTAAGCCTGGAAAGCTGTGTGCCAGTTTTGAGGAGCTGGAACgccagagaagagaggaggagcagaagaaggcagaggaggaggccaAGAAGAGActggaagaggagaagaggctCTTTGCTGAGGCCCGCAAGAGCATG AGCCCTGGTCTGGATCAGGAAAACTCTGCATATGGAGATGAAACA gcaCTAGATGAGGAGGGAGAGTTGGTGAAGACTGAATCTCAGGAAGCACTGAACCCGGGAAAACTGGAGATCAACTTTGAGGAGCTGCTGAAACAGAAGGAGGAGGCTGAAAGGAGACGCAAGGCGGAGGAGCGCAAAATGAAAATGGAGCAGGAGAAGCAGGAGTTTGAACAACTCAGACAAGAGATGGGCGAG GATGAAGTGAATGAAAGCTCGGATGTTGTGAGCGCAGAGTATGAAGAGCTGACTAAACTCAAGAGGACTGGCTCCATCCAGGCCAAGGACCTCAAGTCCAAGTTTGAGAAAATCAAGCAGCTGACTGAAGAGGAAATTCAGAAAAAGATTGAGATGGAGAGAGCACGGAGAAAGGCCATTGATGATGAAAttaaagagagagaagctgagCGGTGCCAGGGG gaggatgaggaaggtGAAACGACACCAGTGAGGGCTGAGGAGTCACCATTCAAACAGAAGGTTGATATGAGAGCCCGATTTGAACAAATGGCCAAAGCccgagaggaggaggagaggaggaggatagaGGAGCAGAAGCTGCAGAGAATGCAGTTTGAACAGCAAGAGATTGATGCTGCACTGCAAAAA AAAAAGGAAGATGAtggtgaggaggagggaagCATCATCAACGGCTCTGCGGCctatgaggatgaggaggatcaTGCCAGATCGGGTGCTCCATGGTTTAAAAAACCTCTTAAAAATCAATCAGTGGTAGACACGGAGCCAGTTCGGTTCACCGTTAAGATCACTGGGGAGCCCAAGCCGGAGGTGACCTGGTGGTTTGAGGGAGAGATGCTCCAGGACTGTGAGGACTATCAGTAtatagagagaggagagacgtACTGCCTCTACCTGCCGGAGAccttcccagaggatgaaggagagtACATGTGCAAGGCTGTGAACAGCAGAGGCACAGCAGCAAGTACCTGCATCCTCACAATAGAAAGTAAGACCACCTTGGTGTGA
- the nexn gene encoding nexilin isoform X2 has product MTEVAQVVAAVAHDVDEVENENEHNMSDTENKDVDVTHEKEDVADNEKVAAEEESEKTSHTEDKKPCQKTDEASNEADKTYMNGVEHKEDDTANDDENEKSAAVNGVGKDTEDKENAEPDTNDDPSISELELKKEKLLRSRKPVARSYVPSVNKGKGDVTGKFEAMQRARDERSRQRNKEEQEKRREQYIKEREWNRRKQQIKELLASSDEEEDVKPAKVEKSYVPKITGSVKGKFAEMEKQRQEVERKRMESERKKREAQDKMEKDKIKKELAKKAAEEGDDTILVRVVPAKSSRPPGKIKMNFEDMEKNREEELQKKAEEEKKRRYDENRRSFRESKRRSIVPEDEDEKVSEKVQVTPGKLKMTFEELEKERQEQKKKQAEEEAKRRLLDEKKAFEEARLGMGDDEEDIQPAQEDKEEFRPGKLRLSFEELERQRVEDERKKAEGEAKRRMQEERRAFAEARKSMLVEEDDEALMALLNLEGSKPGKLCASFEELERQRREEEQKKAEEEAKKRLEEEKRLFAEARKSMSPGLDQENSAYGDETALDEEGELVKTESQEALNPGKLEINFEELLKQKEEAERRRKAEERKMKMEQEKQEFEQLRQEMGEDEVNESSDVVSAEYEELTKLKRTGSIQAKDLKSKFEKIKQLTEEEIQKKIEMERARRKAIDDEIKEREAERCQGEDEEGETTPVRAEESPFKQKVDMRARFEQMAKAREEEERRRIEEQKLQRMQFEQQEIDAALQKKKEDDGEEEGSIINGSAAYEDEEDHARSGAPWFKKPLKNQSVVDTEPVRFTVKITGEPKPEVTWWFEGEMLQDCEDYQYIERGETYCLYLPETFPEDEGEYMCKAVNSRGTAASTCILTIETYDY; this is encoded by the exons ATGACTGAGGTGGCGCAGGTTGTGGCTGCAGTCGCCCACGACGTGGATGAggtagaaaatgaaaatgaacacaacatgagtgacacagaaaacaagGACGTTGATGTGACACATGAGAAAGAGGATGTGGCAGACAATGAAAAGGTTGCAGCTGAGGAGGAAAGTGAGAAGACATCACACACAGAAGACAAAAAGCCTTGCCAGAAGACTGATGAAGCAAGCAACGAGGCTGACAAGACATACATGAACGGTGTGGAACACAAAGAAGATGACACAGccaatgatgatgaaaatgaaaaatcagCAGCTGTTAATGGTGTAGGAAAGGACACAGAGGACAAGGAGAATGCAGAACCTGACACAAATGATGACCCGAGTATTTCTGAATTGGAGCTTAAAAAAGAG AAACTCCTCAGATCAAGAAAGCCGGTGGCCAGAAGCTATGTGCCCAGTGTGAACAAAGGGAAGGGGGACGTGACGGGCAAGTTTGAGGCCATGCAGAGGGCCAGGGATGAGCGCAGCCGGCAGAGGAACAAGGAGGAGCAGGAAAAGAGGAGGGAGCAATACATCAAGGAGAGAGAGTGGAATCGCAGGAAGCAGCAG ATAAAAGAACTTCTCGCTTCCAGTGATGAGGAAGAAGATGTGAAGCCAGCGAAAGTAGAAAAATCCTACGTCCCCAAAATCACAG GTAGTGTGAAGGGGAAGtttgcagaaatggaaaaacaaagacaagaggTGGAAAGGAAGAGGATGGaaagtgagaggaagaagagggaggccCAGGACAAgatggaaaaagacaaaattaagaAAGAATTGGCTAAGAAAGCAGCTGAG GAAGGAGATGACACAATCCTGGTACGGGTGGTTCCAGCAAAGTCATCTCGACCTCCGGGCAAAATCAAGATGAACTTTGAGGACATGGAGAAGAATCGAGAGGAGGAATTGCAGAAGAAGgctgaggaggaaaagaagagacGATACGATGAAAACAGACGCTCCTTCAGGGAGTCCAAGCGACGCTCTATTGTTCCAGAG GATGAAGACGAGAAGGTGTCAGAGAAGGTGCAGGTAACTCCTGGAAAGCTGAAGATgacatttgaggagctggagaAGGAAAGGCAGGAGCAGAAAAAGAAGCAGGCTGAGGAGGAAGCCAAACGTCGCCTGTTAGACGAGAAGAAAGCTTTTGAGGAGGCCAGGCTGGGAATG gGAGATGATGAGGAAGACATTCAGCCGGCTCAGGAAGACAAGGAGGAGTTCCGACCTGGAAAACTGAGGTTGAGTTTTGAAGAGCTGGAGAGGCAAAGGGTAGAAGACGAGCGCAAGAAAGCAGAGGGGGAGGCCAAGAGACGGAtgcaggaggagagaagagcttTTGCTGAAGCCAGGAAGAGCATG CTTGTGGAAGAGGATGACGAGGCTCTGATGGCCTTGCTGAACTTGGAGGGCAGTAAGCCTGGAAAGCTGTGTGCCAGTTTTGAGGAGCTGGAACgccagagaagagaggaggagcagaagaaggcagaggaggaggccaAGAAGAGActggaagaggagaagaggctCTTTGCTGAGGCCCGCAAGAGCATG AGCCCTGGTCTGGATCAGGAAAACTCTGCATATGGAGATGAAACA gcaCTAGATGAGGAGGGAGAGTTGGTGAAGACTGAATCTCAGGAAGCACTGAACCCGGGAAAACTGGAGATCAACTTTGAGGAGCTGCTGAAACAGAAGGAGGAGGCTGAAAGGAGACGCAAGGCGGAGGAGCGCAAAATGAAAATGGAGCAGGAGAAGCAGGAGTTTGAACAACTCAGACAAGAGATGGGCGAG GATGAAGTGAATGAAAGCTCGGATGTTGTGAGCGCAGAGTATGAAGAGCTGACTAAACTCAAGAGGACTGGCTCCATCCAGGCCAAGGACCTCAAGTCCAAGTTTGAGAAAATCAAGCAGCTGACTGAAGAGGAAATTCAGAAAAAGATTGAGATGGAGAGAGCACGGAGAAAGGCCATTGATGATGAAAttaaagagagagaagctgagCGGTGCCAGGGG gaggatgaggaaggtGAAACGACACCAGTGAGGGCTGAGGAGTCACCATTCAAACAGAAGGTTGATATGAGAGCCCGATTTGAACAAATGGCCAAAGCccgagaggaggaggagaggaggaggatagaGGAGCAGAAGCTGCAGAGAATGCAGTTTGAACAGCAAGAGATTGATGCTGCACTGCAAAAA AAAAAGGAAGATGAtggtgaggaggagggaagCATCATCAACGGCTCTGCGGCctatgaggatgaggaggatcaTGCCAGATCGGGTGCTCCATGGTTTAAAAAACCTCTTAAAAATCAATCAGTGGTAGACACGGAGCCAGTTCGGTTCACCGTTAAGATCACTGGGGAGCCCAAGCCGGAGGTGACCTGGTGGTTTGAGGGAGAGATGCTCCAGGACTGTGAGGACTATCAGTAtatagagagaggagagacgtACTGCCTCTACCTGCCGGAGAccttcccagaggatgaaggagagtACATGTGCAAGGCTGTGAACAGCAGAGGCACAGCAGCAAGTACCTGCATCCTCACAATAGAAA CTTATGACTACTGA
- the nexn gene encoding nexilin isoform X4 yields MTEVAQVVAAVAHDVDEVENENEHNMSDTENKDVDVTHEKEDVADNEKVAAEEESEKTSHTEDKKPCQKTDEASNEADKTYMNGVEHKEDDTANDDENEKSAAVNGVGKDTEDKENAEPDTNDDPSISELELKKEKLLRSRKPVARSYVPSVNKGKGDVTGKFEAMQRARDERSRQRNKEEQEKRREQYIKEREWNRRKQQIKELLASSDEEEDVKPAKVEKSYVPKITGSVKGKFAEMEKQRQEVERKRMESERKKREAQDKMEKDKIKKELAKKAAEEGDDTILVRVVPAKSSRPPGKIKMNFEDMEKNREEELQKKAEEEKKRRYDENRRSFRESKRRSIVPEDEDEKVSEKVQVTPGKLKMTFEELEKERQEQKKKQAEEEAKRRLLDEKKAFEEARLGMGDDEEDIQPAQEDKEEFRPGKLRLSFEELERQRVEDERKKAEGEAKRRMQEERRAFAEARKSMLVEEDDEALMALLNLEGSKPGKLCASFEELERQRREEEQKKAEEEAKKRLEEEKRLFAEARKSMSPGLDQENSAYGDETALDEEGELVKTESQEALNPGKLEINFEELLKQKEEAERRRKAEERKMKMEQEKQEFEQLRQEMGEDEVNESSDVVSAEYEELTKLKRTGSIQAKDLKSKFEKIKQLTEEEIQKKIEMERARRKAIDDEIKEREAERCQGEDEEGETTPVRAEESPFKQKVDMRARFEQMAKAREEEERRRIEEQKLQRMQFEQQEIDAALQKVNLP; encoded by the exons ATGACTGAGGTGGCGCAGGTTGTGGCTGCAGTCGCCCACGACGTGGATGAggtagaaaatgaaaatgaacacaacatgagtgacacagaaaacaagGACGTTGATGTGACACATGAGAAAGAGGATGTGGCAGACAATGAAAAGGTTGCAGCTGAGGAGGAAAGTGAGAAGACATCACACACAGAAGACAAAAAGCCTTGCCAGAAGACTGATGAAGCAAGCAACGAGGCTGACAAGACATACATGAACGGTGTGGAACACAAAGAAGATGACACAGccaatgatgatgaaaatgaaaaatcagCAGCTGTTAATGGTGTAGGAAAGGACACAGAGGACAAGGAGAATGCAGAACCTGACACAAATGATGACCCGAGTATTTCTGAATTGGAGCTTAAAAAAGAG AAACTCCTCAGATCAAGAAAGCCGGTGGCCAGAAGCTATGTGCCCAGTGTGAACAAAGGGAAGGGGGACGTGACGGGCAAGTTTGAGGCCATGCAGAGGGCCAGGGATGAGCGCAGCCGGCAGAGGAACAAGGAGGAGCAGGAAAAGAGGAGGGAGCAATACATCAAGGAGAGAGAGTGGAATCGCAGGAAGCAGCAG ATAAAAGAACTTCTCGCTTCCAGTGATGAGGAAGAAGATGTGAAGCCAGCGAAAGTAGAAAAATCCTACGTCCCCAAAATCACAG GTAGTGTGAAGGGGAAGtttgcagaaatggaaaaacaaagacaagaggTGGAAAGGAAGAGGATGGaaagtgagaggaagaagagggaggccCAGGACAAgatggaaaaagacaaaattaagaAAGAATTGGCTAAGAAAGCAGCTGAG GAAGGAGATGACACAATCCTGGTACGGGTGGTTCCAGCAAAGTCATCTCGACCTCCGGGCAAAATCAAGATGAACTTTGAGGACATGGAGAAGAATCGAGAGGAGGAATTGCAGAAGAAGgctgaggaggaaaagaagagacGATACGATGAAAACAGACGCTCCTTCAGGGAGTCCAAGCGACGCTCTATTGTTCCAGAG GATGAAGACGAGAAGGTGTCAGAGAAGGTGCAGGTAACTCCTGGAAAGCTGAAGATgacatttgaggagctggagaAGGAAAGGCAGGAGCAGAAAAAGAAGCAGGCTGAGGAGGAAGCCAAACGTCGCCTGTTAGACGAGAAGAAAGCTTTTGAGGAGGCCAGGCTGGGAATG gGAGATGATGAGGAAGACATTCAGCCGGCTCAGGAAGACAAGGAGGAGTTCCGACCTGGAAAACTGAGGTTGAGTTTTGAAGAGCTGGAGAGGCAAAGGGTAGAAGACGAGCGCAAGAAAGCAGAGGGGGAGGCCAAGAGACGGAtgcaggaggagagaagagcttTTGCTGAAGCCAGGAAGAGCATG CTTGTGGAAGAGGATGACGAGGCTCTGATGGCCTTGCTGAACTTGGAGGGCAGTAAGCCTGGAAAGCTGTGTGCCAGTTTTGAGGAGCTGGAACgccagagaagagaggaggagcagaagaaggcagaggaggaggccaAGAAGAGActggaagaggagaagaggctCTTTGCTGAGGCCCGCAAGAGCATG AGCCCTGGTCTGGATCAGGAAAACTCTGCATATGGAGATGAAACA gcaCTAGATGAGGAGGGAGAGTTGGTGAAGACTGAATCTCAGGAAGCACTGAACCCGGGAAAACTGGAGATCAACTTTGAGGAGCTGCTGAAACAGAAGGAGGAGGCTGAAAGGAGACGCAAGGCGGAGGAGCGCAAAATGAAAATGGAGCAGGAGAAGCAGGAGTTTGAACAACTCAGACAAGAGATGGGCGAG GATGAAGTGAATGAAAGCTCGGATGTTGTGAGCGCAGAGTATGAAGAGCTGACTAAACTCAAGAGGACTGGCTCCATCCAGGCCAAGGACCTCAAGTCCAAGTTTGAGAAAATCAAGCAGCTGACTGAAGAGGAAATTCAGAAAAAGATTGAGATGGAGAGAGCACGGAGAAAGGCCATTGATGATGAAAttaaagagagagaagctgagCGGTGCCAGGGG gaggatgaggaaggtGAAACGACACCAGTGAGGGCTGAGGAGTCACCATTCAAACAGAAGGTTGATATGAGAGCCCGATTTGAACAAATGGCCAAAGCccgagaggaggaggagaggaggaggatagaGGAGCAGAAGCTGCAGAGAATGCAGTTTGAACAGCAAGAGATTGATGCTGCACTGCAAAAAGTAAATCTTCC ATGA
- the nexn gene encoding nexilin isoform X3 yields MTEVAQVVAAVAHDVDEVENENEHNMSDTENKDVDVTHEKEDVADNEKVAAEEESEKTSHTEDKKPCQKTDEASNEADKTYMNGVEHKEDDTANDDENEKSAAVNGVGKDTEDKENAEPDTNDDPSISELELKKEKLLRSRKPVARSYVPSVNKGKGDVTGKFEAMQRARDERSRQRNKEEQEKRREQYIKEREWNRRKQQIKELLASSDEEEDVKPAKVEKSYVPKITGSVKGKFAEMEKQRQEVERKRMESERKKREAQDKMEKDKIKKELAKKAAEEGDDTILVRVVPAKSSRPPGKIKMNFEDMEKNREEELQKKAEEEKKRRYDENRRSFRESKRRSIVPEDEDEKVSEKVQVTPGKLKMTFEELEKERQEQKKKQAEEEAKRRLLDEKKAFEEARLGMGDDEEDIQPAQEDKEEFRPGKLRLSFEELERQRVEDERKKAEGEAKRRMQEERRAFAEARKSMLVEEDDEALMALLNLEGSKPGKLCASFEELERQRREEEQKKAEEEAKKRLEEEKRLFAEARKSMALDEEGELVKTESQEALNPGKLEINFEELLKQKEEAERRRKAEERKMKMEQEKQEFEQLRQEMGEDEVNESSDVVSAEYEELTKLKRTGSIQAKDLKSKFEKIKQLTEEEIQKKIEMERARRKAIDDEIKEREAERCQGEDEEGETTPVRAEESPFKQKVDMRARFEQMAKAREEEERRRIEEQKLQRMQFEQQEIDAALQKKKEDDGEEEGSIINGSAAYEDEEDHARSGAPWFKKPLKNQSVVDTEPVRFTVKITGEPKPEVTWWFEGEMLQDCEDYQYIERGETYCLYLPETFPEDEGEYMCKAVNSRGTAASTCILTIESKTTLV; encoded by the exons ATGACTGAGGTGGCGCAGGTTGTGGCTGCAGTCGCCCACGACGTGGATGAggtagaaaatgaaaatgaacacaacatgagtgacacagaaaacaagGACGTTGATGTGACACATGAGAAAGAGGATGTGGCAGACAATGAAAAGGTTGCAGCTGAGGAGGAAAGTGAGAAGACATCACACACAGAAGACAAAAAGCCTTGCCAGAAGACTGATGAAGCAAGCAACGAGGCTGACAAGACATACATGAACGGTGTGGAACACAAAGAAGATGACACAGccaatgatgatgaaaatgaaaaatcagCAGCTGTTAATGGTGTAGGAAAGGACACAGAGGACAAGGAGAATGCAGAACCTGACACAAATGATGACCCGAGTATTTCTGAATTGGAGCTTAAAAAAGAG AAACTCCTCAGATCAAGAAAGCCGGTGGCCAGAAGCTATGTGCCCAGTGTGAACAAAGGGAAGGGGGACGTGACGGGCAAGTTTGAGGCCATGCAGAGGGCCAGGGATGAGCGCAGCCGGCAGAGGAACAAGGAGGAGCAGGAAAAGAGGAGGGAGCAATACATCAAGGAGAGAGAGTGGAATCGCAGGAAGCAGCAG ATAAAAGAACTTCTCGCTTCCAGTGATGAGGAAGAAGATGTGAAGCCAGCGAAAGTAGAAAAATCCTACGTCCCCAAAATCACAG GTAGTGTGAAGGGGAAGtttgcagaaatggaaaaacaaagacaagaggTGGAAAGGAAGAGGATGGaaagtgagaggaagaagagggaggccCAGGACAAgatggaaaaagacaaaattaagaAAGAATTGGCTAAGAAAGCAGCTGAG GAAGGAGATGACACAATCCTGGTACGGGTGGTTCCAGCAAAGTCATCTCGACCTCCGGGCAAAATCAAGATGAACTTTGAGGACATGGAGAAGAATCGAGAGGAGGAATTGCAGAAGAAGgctgaggaggaaaagaagagacGATACGATGAAAACAGACGCTCCTTCAGGGAGTCCAAGCGACGCTCTATTGTTCCAGAG GATGAAGACGAGAAGGTGTCAGAGAAGGTGCAGGTAACTCCTGGAAAGCTGAAGATgacatttgaggagctggagaAGGAAAGGCAGGAGCAGAAAAAGAAGCAGGCTGAGGAGGAAGCCAAACGTCGCCTGTTAGACGAGAAGAAAGCTTTTGAGGAGGCCAGGCTGGGAATG gGAGATGATGAGGAAGACATTCAGCCGGCTCAGGAAGACAAGGAGGAGTTCCGACCTGGAAAACTGAGGTTGAGTTTTGAAGAGCTGGAGAGGCAAAGGGTAGAAGACGAGCGCAAGAAAGCAGAGGGGGAGGCCAAGAGACGGAtgcaggaggagagaagagcttTTGCTGAAGCCAGGAAGAGCATG CTTGTGGAAGAGGATGACGAGGCTCTGATGGCCTTGCTGAACTTGGAGGGCAGTAAGCCTGGAAAGCTGTGTGCCAGTTTTGAGGAGCTGGAACgccagagaagagaggaggagcagaagaaggcagaggaggaggccaAGAAGAGActggaagaggagaagaggctCTTTGCTGAGGCCCGCAAGAGCATG gcaCTAGATGAGGAGGGAGAGTTGGTGAAGACTGAATCTCAGGAAGCACTGAACCCGGGAAAACTGGAGATCAACTTTGAGGAGCTGCTGAAACAGAAGGAGGAGGCTGAAAGGAGACGCAAGGCGGAGGAGCGCAAAATGAAAATGGAGCAGGAGAAGCAGGAGTTTGAACAACTCAGACAAGAGATGGGCGAG GATGAAGTGAATGAAAGCTCGGATGTTGTGAGCGCAGAGTATGAAGAGCTGACTAAACTCAAGAGGACTGGCTCCATCCAGGCCAAGGACCTCAAGTCCAAGTTTGAGAAAATCAAGCAGCTGACTGAAGAGGAAATTCAGAAAAAGATTGAGATGGAGAGAGCACGGAGAAAGGCCATTGATGATGAAAttaaagagagagaagctgagCGGTGCCAGGGG gaggatgaggaaggtGAAACGACACCAGTGAGGGCTGAGGAGTCACCATTCAAACAGAAGGTTGATATGAGAGCCCGATTTGAACAAATGGCCAAAGCccgagaggaggaggagaggaggaggatagaGGAGCAGAAGCTGCAGAGAATGCAGTTTGAACAGCAAGAGATTGATGCTGCACTGCAAAAA AAAAAGGAAGATGAtggtgaggaggagggaagCATCATCAACGGCTCTGCGGCctatgaggatgaggaggatcaTGCCAGATCGGGTGCTCCATGGTTTAAAAAACCTCTTAAAAATCAATCAGTGGTAGACACGGAGCCAGTTCGGTTCACCGTTAAGATCACTGGGGAGCCCAAGCCGGAGGTGACCTGGTGGTTTGAGGGAGAGATGCTCCAGGACTGTGAGGACTATCAGTAtatagagagaggagagacgtACTGCCTCTACCTGCCGGAGAccttcccagaggatgaaggagagtACATGTGCAAGGCTGTGAACAGCAGAGGCACAGCAGCAAGTACCTGCATCCTCACAATAGAAAGTAAGACCACCTTGGTGTGA